A single genomic interval of Leptospira montravelensis harbors:
- a CDS encoding alginate export family protein: protein PTPPPPPPPPEEPAEYVSPMKGNLTGEYLKSLQITAKQRKALQENTNLWFADRFRVGFGIRPKADSQYNTDFDRSTPDNRNTVSNQTQFYLIGDVSPNVAFKITLQDVRLWGGEVLNGTSDQRLGIIPNGGTTIDTSKQKEVPINNYTGFREAFVDLKTTNQIFRVRTGRQIIDFGDGRILGSRNDSLNGNSFDAVRTTITIQKHSIDFFGAVVGSENNANSLVSNNSTRVGGPGNASYYGAHLGFKPWDWLGIDLYNFTLYKQKQKATNTTVNYGSDIYYRGPDQLNTTGFRLTNRTKGNMITTDTGIDWMVEAAWQTGFTGERVSPDWLNQKGTYTTNKKTGEDPPLSSPVQYKANIVAVQLGYTPVKEFRIGVQYVQASGDPNRNDGSVATYNPLFATRRMAGAGLAFSGNGNSGMVFWQNIKDYSINIKYDSGKWGTFILNPHWYYKVKLQDGYYDNNNYVAGSKATGETASTEDYFNTEAYNQNRPKLGKHVATEINFIYIVTPFENVSFWFGASSLYAGDAIRNQKNNPYETDLYHRYDFKPNSSYFTFQSVFAI, encoded by the coding sequence GCCTACGCCACCACCACCTCCTCCCCCTCCAGAAGAACCAGCGGAGTATGTAAGTCCAATGAAAGGGAATCTAACGGGAGAATACCTAAAAAGTTTACAAATCACCGCAAAACAAAGAAAGGCGTTACAAGAAAATACTAACCTTTGGTTTGCCGACCGATTTCGGGTGGGATTTGGAATTCGTCCTAAAGCTGATTCACAATATAATACGGACTTCGATCGCTCTACTCCAGATAATAGAAATACAGTAAGTAATCAAACTCAGTTTTATCTTATTGGTGATGTATCTCCTAATGTAGCTTTTAAAATTACCTTACAAGATGTAAGACTTTGGGGAGGAGAGGTTCTGAATGGAACCTCAGACCAAAGATTAGGTATCATTCCCAATGGTGGCACAACCATCGACACTTCGAAACAAAAAGAAGTGCCGATCAACAATTACACTGGGTTTCGGGAAGCCTTTGTCGATTTAAAAACAACCAACCAAATCTTTCGTGTCAGAACAGGACGCCAAATTATAGACTTTGGAGACGGAAGGATTCTAGGTTCCAGAAATGATAGTTTGAATGGAAATTCTTTTGATGCCGTTCGGACAACCATCACCATTCAAAAACATAGTATCGATTTTTTCGGAGCTGTTGTAGGTTCAGAAAATAATGCGAATAGTCTTGTTTCCAATAATTCTACGAGAGTGGGTGGACCTGGAAATGCCTCCTATTACGGCGCTCATTTGGGATTCAAACCTTGGGATTGGTTGGGAATCGATTTGTATAATTTCACATTGTATAAACAAAAACAAAAGGCTACTAATACCACTGTAAATTATGGGTCAGATATTTACTACCGAGGCCCAGACCAACTCAATACAACTGGCTTTCGACTCACCAATCGTACCAAAGGAAATATGATCACAACCGATACTGGTATCGATTGGATGGTGGAAGCTGCTTGGCAAACAGGGTTTACTGGCGAACGAGTTTCCCCAGACTGGCTGAACCAAAAGGGAACATACACTACTAATAAAAAGACTGGAGAAGATCCTCCTTTATCCTCGCCTGTACAATATAAAGCAAACATTGTAGCAGTACAATTAGGTTACACGCCTGTAAAAGAGTTTCGCATTGGCGTTCAATATGTCCAAGCATCGGGAGACCCCAACCGAAATGATGGAAGTGTAGCCACTTATAACCCACTGTTTGCCACTAGACGGATGGCAGGGGCGGGACTTGCATTTTCTGGAAATGGAAACTCAGGAATGGTTTTTTGGCAAAACATCAAAGACTACTCCATCAATATAAAATATGATTCAGGGAAGTGGGGAACATTTATTCTAAATCCTCATTGGTACTATAAAGTAAAACTCCAAGATGGATATTACGATAACAATAATTATGTGGCGGGAAGCAAAGCTACTGGAGAAACCGCTTCAACAGAAGATTACTTTAACACGGAAGCATACAACCAAAACCGACCTAAACTAGGAAAACACGTTGCTACAGAAATTAATTTTATCTATATAGTGACACCTTTTGAAAATGTTTCGTTTTGGTTTGGTGCAAGTTCTCTTTATGCAGGGGATGCTATCAGAAATCAAAAAAACAATCCGTATGAAACCGATCTGTATCATAGATACGATTTCAAACCTAACTCAAGTTATTTTACATTTCAAAGTGTGTTTGCCATTTAG